A single Zonotrichia albicollis isolate bZonAlb1 chromosome 28, bZonAlb1.hap1, whole genome shotgun sequence DNA region contains:
- the LOC141725230 gene encoding omega-hydroxyceramide transacylase-like: MIVLLCFESDELKEYVISRLKTYLWGLIPGGYALRLLRETLDKFLPPNAHELVSGKLHIILTRLHDWRCVTVSEFASKEELIQAMTCSSFIPLYFGVFPPKFRGVRYVDGELAMWKADFVSRSTITISAFAGEYDICPKDGPAAFLTFQLSDCILQISKMNICRLQHIFQFPTRQVIDRFYIQGYQDAICFLKRLRDFQVNYFEGFTLSLAQEETLHLKPPLRGLHSRATDHEEDTKKNPGINKAVDEEE; the protein is encoded by the exons AtgattgttttgctttgctttgaatCAGATGAGCTGAAGGAGTATGTGATCAGTCGCTTGAAAACCTATCTCTGGGGGCTGATCCCTGGAGGATATGCACTTAGACTCTTACGGGAGACCTTAGACAAATTCCTGCCACCGAATGCCCACGAGCTGGTGTCTGGAAAGCTGCACATCATCCTCACCCGCCTGCACGACTGGAGATGTGTGACAGTGTCCGAGTTTGCTTCAAAGGAGGAGCTGATTCAg GCTATGACGTGCAGCTCCTTCATCCCgctgtattttggggttttccctccAAAGTTCCGTGGAGTG CGCTACGTGGACGGGGAGCTGGCCATGTGGAAAGCCGACTTCGTGTCCCGCAGCACCATCACCATCTCTGCCTTCGCTGGAGAATACGACATCTGCCCCAAGGATGGCCCTGCTGCCTTCCTGACCTTCCAGCTCTCTGACTGTATCCTACAGATCTCAAAAATGAACATTTGTCGCCTACAGCACATTTTTCAGTTTCCCACTCGTCAg GTCATAGATCGCTTTTATATCCAGGGCTACCAGGATGCGATCTGCTTCCTAAAACGACTGA GGGATTTCCAGGTGAATTACTTTGAGGGCTTCACACTTTCATTGGCCCAGGAGGAAACCCTGCACCTGAAGCCACCACTCAGGGGTCTTCACTCCAGAGCCACAGACCATGAGGAGGACACCAAAAAGAATCCAGGGATCAACAAGGCAGTGGATGAAGAGGAATAG